The following proteins are encoded in a genomic region of Arachis stenosperma cultivar V10309 chromosome 4, arast.V10309.gnm1.PFL2, whole genome shotgun sequence:
- the LOC130974910 gene encoding uncharacterized protein LOC130974910, whose protein sequence is MEDSINQEATADNNASVNNNMSADTPIPNDAANPSANDSHSQGSSNLRGKTDLAWKYVALQHVNGKPQYQCLFCLQVFNGGGIHRMKKHLAKITGDVKKCPKVSYDVEKQMESLLKDIQASKKKRKVSFGEEGGDEVEDAIDEAIAQEEQEQQRTSSQQGVGGDPKKKAKVIPPMFAPRTTPGAQPSIKSVMQNKEAIHEVDKRFARWLLDCKIPFNAVMSPYFQDMLDGVAGIGPGYKGPSYDKLRVHLLADLKRESQLLVDSYRSAWKETGCTLMADGWTDQRQRTLINFLVYCSKGLCFLKSVDASSMVKNASHLCTFFSEVIEWIGPNNIVHVVTDNAANYVAAGRLINRKYDNIYWSPCAAHCLNLILKDISSMAHISNLATRASKITVFVYNHTVFLSWLRERPKWREIVRPGATRFATVFITLKSIFDRKKELQQLVVDSIFTDHKLGRSATGRAVSAIILDAKFWDDCFTVCKLVSPLIYLLRVVDADDPPSLGYVYEGMLRAEDAIKEMFRQSKTAYQPYTDIINSRWDKHLKKDLHAAAYFLNPKFFFNENYKEAPDVMRGLLDLVTLYCKCNNLDSVQAMKEIHLYRDRKESFDRQEVIPAASELKPDEWWRLFGGSAPCLQKIAVRILSQASASSGCERNWSLFDQIHTKRRNRLEHDRLNDIVYVTYNLRLKSRKEKEKRKLKTQHDPIDYESISQVDFWVTEEVVEKEPDLPSNVDDLLREIDADLYQSGGGSSGLYAASLSSADQGGNEGEDHPTEADLQQVLADFDN, encoded by the exons ATGGAAGATAGTATTAATCAAGAAGCAACTGCTGATAACAATGCTTCTGTGAATAATAACATGTCTGCCGATACTCCTATTCCGAATGATGCTGCTAATCCTAGTGCTAACGATAGTCATTCACAAGGTTCTTCTAACCTTAGGGGAAAAACAGATTTAGCTTGGAAATATGTTGCTCTACAACACGTGAATGGAAAACCACAATATCAATGTTTATTTTGTCTACAAGTTTTCAATGGAGGTGGAATTCACAGGATGAAGAAGCATCTAGCAAAGATTACTGGAGACGTGAAAAAATGTCCTAAAGTTTCATATGATGTGGAAAAACAGATGGAAAGTTTGTTGAAAGATATTCAGGccagcaaaaagaaaagaaaagtaagtTTTGGTGAAGAGGGTGGTGATGAGGTAGAGGATGCAATTGATGAGGCAATAGCTCAAGAAGAACAGGAACAGCAGCGTACCTCGAGTCAGCAAGGAGTTGGAGGCGATCCAAAGAAAAAAGCCAAAGTCATTCCTCCTATGTTTGCACCAAGAACAACTCCAGGAGCTCAACCAAGTATTAAAAGTGTTATGCAAAACAAAGAGGCGATACACGAGGTTGATAAACGATTTGCTCGGTGGCTTTTGGATTGTAAAATTCCATTTAATGCTGTGATGTCGCCATATTTCCAAGATATGTTAGATGGTGTTGCTGGTATTGGACCTGGTTACAAGGGGCCTTCTTATGATAAGTtaagggttcatttgttggctGATCTTAAAAGAGAAAGTCAACTGCTAGTTGATAGTTATAGGAGTGCATGGAAGGAAACTGGATGTACCCTCATGGCTGATGGTTGGACAGATCAAAGACAAAGAACATTAATCAATTTCTTGGTGTATTGTTCTAAAGGTTTGTGCTTTCTGAAATCAGTAGATGCTTCCAGTATGGTAAAAAATGCTTCACACTTGTGTACTTTTTTTTCTGAGGTGATTGAATGGATTGGCCCAAATAATATTGTGCATGTTGTGACTGACAATGCAGCCAATTATGTTGCTGCTGGTAGGCTTATCAATAGAAAATATGATAATATCTATTGGTCACCATGTGCTGCTCATTGCcttaatcttattttaaaagatataagcAGCATGGCGCATATTTCTAACCTTGCAACTCGTGCTTCAAAGATCACAGTATTTGTGTACAATCATACGGTTTTCTTATCTTGGCTAAGAGAAAGACCTAAGTGGAGAGAAATTGTACGTCCTGGTGCAACCCGGTTTGCAACTGTGTTTATTACATTGAAGAGCATCTTTGACCGTAAAAAGGAGTTGCAACAATTGGTTGTAGATTCAATTTTCACTGATCACAAATTAGGAAGGAGTGCTACTGGTAGAGCTGTGAGTGCTATTATTCTGGATGCAAAATTTTGGGACGATTGCTTTACTGTATGTAAACTTGTGAGCCCTCTGATTTACTTGCTGAGGGTTGTTGATGCTGATGACCCCCCATCTTTGGGGTATGTTTATGAAGGAATGCTAAGGGCAGAAGATGCAATTAAGGAGATGTTTAGGCAATCCAAGACTGCATATCAGCCGTACACAGATATTATCAACTCAAGATGGGACAAGCATTTGAAGAAAGATCTTCATGCGGCAGCTTACTTCCTGAATCCTAAAttcttttttaatgaaaattataAAGAAGCACCTGATGTTATGCGAGGTTTGCTTGATCTTGTTACCTTGTATTGCAAGTGTAACAATTTGGATTCAGTTCAGGCAATGAAAGAAATACATTTATATAGAGATCGGAAGGAAAGTTTTGATAGACAAGAAGTTATTCCAGCTGCATCTGAACTTAAGCCTG ATGAATGGTGGAGGTTATTCGGAGGCTCTGCTCCATGTCTACAAAAGATAGCTGTTCGCATTCTTAGCCAAGCATCTGCTTCTTCTGGGTGTGAGAGAAATTGGAGCCTTTTTGACCAGATTcatacaaaaagaagaaatagattGGAGCATGATAGACTGAATGACATTGTTTATGTTACCTATAATTTGCGTCTTAAATCCAG gaaggaaaaagaaaaaagaaagctAAAGACACAACATGATCCAATTGATTATGAAAGTATCAGTCAAGTTGACTTCTGGGTGACTGAAGAGGTTGTAGAGAAAGAGCCTGATCTTCCTAGTAATGTGGATGACTTATTGC gtgAAATTGATGCTGATTTATATCAAAGTGGCGGTGGTAGTAGTGGTCTTTATGCTGCATCTCTTTCTTCTGCTGATCAGGGTGGGAATGAAGGTGAAGATCATCCCACCGAAGCAGATTTGCAACAAGTTCTTGCAGattttgataattga